From the genome of Parazoarcus communis, one region includes:
- the urtC gene encoding urea ABC transporter permease subunit UrtC, with translation MRTPFTVRLIQSMPRTGWIALAIFAAITWIGIPAAHLMLPESSPLHLSAYTISLLGKILCYMVVAVAMDLIWGYAGILSLGHGLFFALGGYAFGMYLMRQIGRDGSYGSDLPDFMVFLDWKELPWYWAGSDSFLWAIFLAMALPGVVAFIFGYFAFRSRIKGVYFSIITQALTYAAMLLFFRNETGFGGNNGFTDFKRILGYSITSPEMRVTLFALSAALLVACLILGRYLVSSRFGRVLTAIRDAESRVMFIGYNPLHYKLFIWTLSAVLCGLAGALYVPQVGIINPSEMSPANSIELAVWVAVGGRGTLIGAVLGAGIVNLAKSYFTVTVPEYWPFFLGFLFIAVTLYLPDGVVGLWRKLRAQKGPDSAVASEAAVRPQTETDHTTPANSSAKGARA, from the coding sequence ATGCGCACCCCATTTACCGTAAGACTGATCCAGAGCATGCCGAGAACTGGCTGGATTGCGCTCGCGATCTTCGCCGCCATCACCTGGATCGGTATTCCGGCCGCTCACCTGATGCTGCCCGAATCGAGTCCGCTGCATCTCTCGGCCTATACCATCAGCCTGCTCGGCAAGATCCTGTGCTACATGGTGGTTGCCGTGGCGATGGACCTGATCTGGGGGTATGCGGGCATCCTCAGCCTCGGTCACGGGCTGTTCTTCGCCCTCGGCGGTTACGCCTTCGGCATGTACCTGATGCGGCAGATCGGTCGCGACGGCAGTTACGGCTCCGATCTGCCCGACTTCATGGTCTTTCTCGACTGGAAGGAACTGCCCTGGTACTGGGCCGGTTCGGATTCCTTTCTGTGGGCCATCTTCCTTGCCATGGCGTTGCCCGGCGTGGTCGCCTTCATCTTTGGCTACTTTGCCTTCCGCTCGCGCATCAAGGGGGTGTATTTCTCCATCATCACCCAGGCGCTCACCTACGCGGCGATGCTGCTGTTCTTCCGCAACGAAACCGGCTTTGGTGGCAACAACGGCTTTACCGACTTCAAGCGCATCCTCGGCTACAGCATCACCTCCCCGGAAATGCGCGTCACACTGTTTGCGTTGTCGGCGGCGCTGCTGGTCGCCTGCCTGATCCTCGGTCGCTACCTGGTGAGCTCGCGCTTCGGGCGTGTGCTCACCGCGATTCGCGATGCCGAATCCCGCGTCATGTTCATCGGCTACAACCCGTTGCACTACAAGCTCTTCATCTGGACGCTGTCGGCCGTGCTGTGCGGCCTGGCCGGCGCGCTGTACGTGCCGCAGGTCGGCATCATCAACCCGTCGGAGATGAGCCCGGCCAACTCCATCGAGCTGGCAGTCTGGGTGGCCGTGGGCGGGCGCGGCACGCTGATCGGTGCAGTGCTTGGCGCCGGCATCGTCAATCTGGCCAAGAGCTACTTCACCGTCACCGTTCCGGAGTACTGGCCGTTCTTCCTCGGTTTCCTCTTCATCGCAGTCACGCTCTACCTGCCGGATGGCGTTGTCGGCTTGTGGCGCAAGCTGCGCGCACAAAAAGGGCCGGACAGCGCGGTGGCGAGTGAAGCGGCCGTCCGCCCGCAGACTGAAACCGATCACACCACGCCGGCCAATTCCTCAGCCAAGGGAGCAAGGGCATGA
- the urtB gene encoding urea ABC transporter permease subunit UrtB codes for MNRLLMRLALLFATLAALSSPARAALDPALVAGFAGDFSSRISAIEALGVDGSEDARRVVNALEAGNLGVAADKVVILDGETVRDAASGEALEIALADVDAITVNNRVRRSIATANAAFELVSPDAATRLASANVLIENASEALLPLFERTLASEQDEAVRSVISRAAARINLSSADAAKRLKAVEALGESSDPAVKNMLAALLEKQGEGKQATWVEPDARVRAAAESAISAIDGRIATAQTIGTVFSGLSLGSILLLAALGLAITYGVMGIINMAHGELLMVGAYATFMVQGLFRNYFPAYVDWYVVAAVPAAFFAAALVGIAMERLVLRHLYGRPLESLLATWGLSLVLIQAARVIFGPQNLELANPSWMSGGIELAAGVVLPFNRIVIIGFAGFVLVLIWLMMQKTRLGMFVRAVTQNRPMAGCVGVPTARVDTLAFAIGSGVAGLGGLALSQIANVGPAMGTGYIVDAFMVVVLGGVGQLAGAVWAALGLGIVAKFLEGWAGAVIAKILVLVFIIIFIQKRPQGIFALKGRFADS; via the coding sequence ATGAACCGATTGCTGATGCGGCTCGCGCTGCTCTTCGCCACCCTTGCCGCCCTCTCCAGTCCCGCCCGCGCCGCGCTCGATCCTGCGCTGGTCGCCGGCTTTGCCGGTGACTTTTCCAGCCGCATCAGTGCGATTGAAGCACTTGGCGTGGATGGCAGCGAGGATGCCCGCCGTGTGGTGAACGCGCTTGAGGCCGGCAATCTGGGCGTGGCAGCTGACAAGGTCGTGATTCTCGATGGTGAGACCGTGCGCGATGCCGCCAGCGGTGAAGCCCTCGAAATCGCCCTCGCCGATGTCGATGCCATCACCGTGAATAACCGCGTGCGGCGCTCGATCGCCACCGCGAACGCTGCGTTCGAGCTGGTTTCGCCCGATGCAGCAACGCGTCTGGCGAGCGCCAACGTGCTGATCGAGAACGCCAGCGAAGCACTGTTGCCGCTGTTCGAGCGTACTCTCGCCAGCGAACAGGATGAGGCCGTACGCAGTGTGATCAGCCGCGCCGCTGCCCGTATCAACCTGAGTTCTGCCGATGCGGCCAAGCGCCTGAAGGCGGTCGAGGCCCTCGGCGAATCGTCCGACCCGGCCGTCAAGAACATGCTTGCCGCGCTGCTCGAGAAGCAAGGTGAGGGCAAGCAGGCCACCTGGGTGGAGCCCGACGCCAGGGTCCGTGCCGCGGCCGAGTCCGCGATCAGCGCAATCGATGGTCGTATCGCCACGGCGCAAACCATCGGTACCGTGTTCTCCGGTTTGTCGCTGGGCTCCATCCTGCTGCTTGCCGCGCTGGGCCTCGCCATCACCTACGGCGTGATGGGCATCATCAACATGGCCCATGGCGAACTGCTGATGGTCGGTGCTTACGCCACCTTCATGGTGCAGGGGCTGTTTCGCAATTATTTTCCAGCCTATGTCGACTGGTACGTGGTCGCGGCCGTCCCCGCTGCCTTCTTCGCCGCTGCACTGGTAGGCATCGCGATGGAGCGCCTGGTGCTGCGCCACCTGTATGGCCGCCCGCTGGAGAGTCTGCTCGCGACCTGGGGCCTGTCGCTGGTGCTGATTCAGGCTGCACGCGTGATCTTCGGGCCGCAGAACCTTGAGCTGGCCAACCCGAGCTGGATGTCGGGCGGGATTGAGCTCGCAGCCGGTGTGGTGCTGCCGTTCAACCGTATCGTGATCATCGGTTTTGCCGGCTTCGTGCTGGTGCTGATCTGGCTGATGATGCAGAAGACCCGGCTCGGCATGTTCGTCCGCGCAGTGACCCAGAACCGTCCGATGGCGGGTTGTGTCGGGGTGCCGACCGCACGTGTCGATACGCTGGCCTTTGCCATCGGTTCGGGCGTGGCCGGTCTCGGTGGCTTGGCCCTGTCGCAGATTGCCAACGTGGGGCCGGCCATGGGCACGGGCTACATCGTCGATGCCTTCATGGTGGTGGTGCTGGGCGGTGTCGGCCAGCTGGCCGGTGCAGTGTGGGCGGCGCTTGGTCTGGGCATCGTGGCCAAATTCCTCGAAGGCTGGGCGGGCGCGGTGATCGCGAAGATTCTGGTGCTGGTGTTCATCATCATCTTCATCCAGAAGCGGCCGCAGGGGATCTTTGCTCTGAAGGGGCGGTTTGCGGATAGCTGA
- the urtA gene encoding urea ABC transporter substrate-binding protein: MQTRRSFIKALALSASIAAIGAPIGAHAADTIKVGILHSLSGTMAISETALKNVALMTIEEINAKGGVMGKMLEPVVVDPASNWPLFAEKARQLVAQDKVAAVFGCWTSVSRKSVNPVFKELNGLLFYPVQYEGEELEKNVFYTGAAPNQQAIPAVEYLMSEEGGSAKRFVLLGTDYVYPRTTNKILRAFLKSKGVAESDIMEDYTPFGHSDYQTIIANIKKFASEGKKTAVISTINGDSNVPFYKELGNAGLKATDVPVVAFSVGEEELRGVDTKPLVGHLAAWNYFMTVKNPENDSFISKYKAWAKKNGVPNADTVVTNDPMEATYVGIYMWKQAVEKAKSTDTDKVIAALGGQTFKAPSGFTLTMDKTNHHLHKPVYIGEVRADGQFDVVWKTKSPIRAQPWSPFIAGNEGKQGL; the protein is encoded by the coding sequence ATGCAGACTCGTCGCAGCTTCATCAAGGCACTGGCCCTTTCCGCTTCCATCGCAGCGATCGGCGCGCCGATTGGCGCACATGCAGCCGACACCATCAAGGTCGGCATCCTGCACTCGCTCTCGGGCACGATGGCCATTTCCGAGACGGCGCTGAAGAACGTTGCGCTGATGACGATCGAAGAGATCAACGCCAAGGGCGGCGTGATGGGCAAGATGCTCGAGCCTGTGGTGGTCGACCCCGCTTCCAACTGGCCGCTGTTCGCCGAGAAGGCCCGTCAGCTCGTGGCGCAGGACAAGGTGGCCGCAGTGTTCGGCTGCTGGACGTCGGTGAGCCGCAAGTCGGTGAACCCGGTGTTCAAGGAGCTCAATGGTCTGCTCTTCTACCCGGTGCAGTACGAAGGCGAAGAGCTTGAGAAGAACGTGTTCTACACCGGTGCTGCCCCCAACCAGCAGGCCATTCCCGCCGTGGAATACCTGATGAGCGAAGAGGGCGGCTCGGCCAAGCGTTTCGTGCTGCTCGGCACCGACTACGTGTATCCGCGCACGACCAACAAGATCCTGCGCGCCTTCCTCAAGAGCAAGGGCGTGGCCGAGTCGGACATCATGGAGGACTACACGCCCTTCGGCCATTCCGACTACCAGACCATCATCGCCAACATCAAGAAGTTCGCGTCCGAAGGCAAGAAGACGGCGGTCATCTCGACCATCAACGGCGACTCCAACGTGCCCTTCTACAAGGAACTGGGCAACGCCGGCCTGAAGGCGACGGACGTGCCGGTGGTGGCGTTCTCGGTGGGTGAAGAAGAGCTGCGCGGCGTCGATACCAAGCCGCTGGTCGGTCACCTTGCCGCCTGGAACTACTTCATGACGGTGAAGAACCCCGAGAACGATTCCTTCATCTCCAAGTACAAGGCCTGGGCGAAGAAGAACGGTGTGCCGAACGCCGACACCGTGGTCACCAACGACCCGATGGAAGCGACCTACGTCGGTATCTACATGTGGAAGCAGGCGGTCGAGAAGGCCAAGAGCACCGATACCGACAAGGTGATCGCTGCGCTTGGCGGCCAGACCTTCAAGGCACCGTCGGGCTTCACCCTGACCATGGACAAGACCAACCATCACCTGCACAAGCCGGTCTACATCGGTGAAGTGCGCGCCGACGGTCAGTTCGACGTGGTGTGGAAGACGAAGTCGCCGATCCGGGCCCAGCCCTGGAGCCCGTTCATTGCGGGCAACGAAGGCAAGCAGGGGCTTTGA
- a CDS encoding DUF6152 family protein, translating to MKTFAKSQVWLAGLVLVIGMFVAQASLAHHGWAWATDMEFELTGTITKARLGNPHGELNVAVKDESWVVEVGQPWRNERAGLSDEMLGVGRVITVHGHRSSNPEQRVMKAERIIIDGKSYNLYPDRKS from the coding sequence ATGAAAACGTTCGCGAAATCTCAGGTGTGGCTGGCCGGGCTGGTGCTGGTCATTGGCATGTTCGTGGCTCAGGCCTCACTCGCGCATCACGGCTGGGCGTGGGCGACGGACATGGAGTTCGAGCTGACCGGCACGATCACCAAGGCGCGTCTGGGCAACCCGCACGGGGAGTTGAATGTCGCCGTCAAGGATGAAAGCTGGGTGGTTGAAGTCGGACAGCCGTGGCGCAACGAGCGCGCCGGCCTTAGCGACGAGATGCTCGGTGTTGGCCGCGTCATCACGGTGCATGGTCACCGTTCGTCCAACCCTGAGCAGCGCGTGATGAAGGCTGAACGCATCATCATTGATGGCAAGAGCTACAACCTCTACCCCGACCGCAAGTCCTGA
- a CDS encoding OmpW/AlkL family protein: MKKNIAVGILAAACVLSSGVAFADESGFMVRARAVSLDWDNNNGDNLQHVGVGKVEADNRWIPEVDISYFFTKNIAAELVLTYPQEVDIKTSALGKIGSVDALPPSLLVQYHFTELGAFKPYVGLGVNFTMFTDRSFDTALGKVSVDANTVGLVAQVGADYMLNKNWSLNIDAKYIQMETDVKLNGGKIGKLGLNPLTLGIGVGYRF, translated from the coding sequence ATGAAAAAGAATATCGCCGTCGGGATCCTCGCTGCCGCTTGTGTCCTGTCCTCGGGTGTCGCTTTTGCAGACGAAAGCGGCTTCATGGTTCGCGCCCGTGCCGTGTCCCTGGACTGGGACAACAACAATGGCGACAACCTTCAGCATGTCGGCGTTGGCAAGGTTGAAGCCGACAACCGCTGGATCCCCGAAGTCGACATCAGCTACTTCTTCACCAAGAACATCGCTGCAGAACTGGTCCTGACCTACCCGCAGGAAGTCGACATCAAGACTTCCGCGCTCGGCAAGATCGGCAGCGTCGATGCCCTGCCGCCGTCACTCCTCGTTCAGTACCATTTCACCGAACTCGGCGCCTTCAAGCCCTATGTTGGTCTGGGTGTGAACTTCACCATGTTCACCGACCGCAGCTTCGACACCGCGCTGGGCAAGGTCTCGGTGGACGCCAACACGGTGGGCCTGGTCGCCCAGGTCGGCGCCGATTACATGCTGAACAAGAACTGGTCTCTGAACATCGATGCCAAGTACATCCAGATGGAAACCGACGTCAAACTCAATGGCGGCAAGATCGGTAAGCTCGGGTTGAACCCCCTGACCCTCGGCATCGGCGTCGGCTACCGCTTCTGA
- the dbpA gene encoding ATP-dependent RNA helicase DbpA, whose amino-acid sequence MNSTPDIPEDGASPDTPVSAAPAFAELALAPEVLANLNQLGYLTMTPIQAAALPLALGGHDLIAQAKTGSGKTATFALPLLGKLNARSTRVQAMVLCPTRELADQVAKEIRRLARAAENIKVLTLCGGSPIRPQINSLEHGAHVVVGTPGRLLDHLQRDTLRLEALNTLVLDEADRMLDMGFFDDIVAVADACPPHRQTLLFSATYPDGIARLAARFLRQPKTVKLEEQHDSGKIRQRFYEVEHEQRLEGVVKLLQHYRPVSTLAFCNTRQQCRDLLEVLQSHGIHALALHGELDQRERDQVLVQFANRSCSVLVATDVAARGLDIAGLEAVINVDVTPDPEIHVHRIGRTGRADENGWALSLASRADQRRIAAIAEAQKFEPEWHRLDELETTSDAPLLPPMATLQILGGRKDKIRPGDVLGALTGEAGFTREQVGKIQVTDAYTYVAVARDIVSLAVRKLADGKIKGKKVKVRSL is encoded by the coding sequence ATGAACTCGACTCCTGACATCCCCGAAGACGGCGCATCGCCTGACACACCCGTCTCTGCTGCGCCTGCATTCGCCGAACTCGCCCTCGCGCCCGAAGTCCTGGCCAACCTTAACCAGCTCGGCTACCTCACGATGACGCCAATCCAGGCTGCGGCGCTGCCGCTGGCGCTGGGCGGGCACGATCTCATCGCACAGGCCAAGACCGGCAGCGGCAAGACGGCCACCTTCGCCCTCCCGCTGCTGGGCAAGCTCAATGCGCGCAGCACGCGGGTTCAGGCCATGGTGCTGTGCCCCACGCGCGAACTGGCCGATCAGGTCGCCAAGGAGATCCGGCGCCTGGCGCGCGCGGCCGAGAACATCAAGGTGCTGACCTTGTGCGGCGGCTCGCCGATCCGGCCACAGATCAACAGCCTGGAGCACGGCGCGCATGTCGTTGTCGGCACGCCGGGGCGCTTGCTCGACCACCTGCAGCGCGACACGCTCAGGCTCGAAGCCCTCAACACCCTGGTGCTGGACGAGGCTGACCGCATGCTGGACATGGGCTTCTTCGACGACATCGTTGCCGTCGCGGACGCCTGCCCGCCGCACCGCCAGACCCTGCTGTTCTCCGCCACCTACCCGGACGGAATTGCACGCCTTGCGGCACGCTTCCTGCGCCAGCCAAAGACGGTCAAGCTCGAGGAGCAGCACGACAGCGGCAAGATCCGCCAGCGCTTCTACGAAGTCGAGCATGAACAGCGCCTTGAAGGCGTGGTGAAGCTGTTGCAGCACTACCGCCCGGTCAGCACCCTGGCCTTCTGCAACACCCGCCAGCAGTGTCGCGACCTGCTCGAGGTGCTGCAATCGCATGGCATCCACGCCCTTGCCCTGCACGGCGAGCTGGACCAGCGCGAGCGTGACCAGGTACTGGTGCAGTTCGCCAACCGCAGCTGTTCGGTGCTGGTCGCCACCGACGTCGCCGCCCGTGGCCTGGATATCGCCGGACTGGAAGCGGTGATCAACGTCGACGTCACCCCCGACCCGGAGATCCATGTGCACCGTATCGGCCGCACCGGACGTGCAGACGAGAACGGCTGGGCGCTGAGCCTGGCCAGTCGCGCCGATCAGCGCCGCATCGCCGCCATCGCGGAGGCGCAGAAGTTCGAGCCGGAATGGCACAGGCTCGACGAGCTCGAAACGACCAGTGACGCCCCCTTGCTGCCGCCGATGGCAACCCTGCAGATCCTCGGCGGGCGCAAGGACAAGATCAGGCCCGGCGACGTGCTCGGCGCGCTCACCGGCGAAGCCGGCTTCACCCGCGAACAGGTCGGAAAGATTCAGGTCACGGATGCTTACACCTATGTGGCGGTAGCCCGGGATATCGTGTCACTGGCCGTCCGCAAACTGGCAGACGGCAAGATCAAGGGCAAGAAGGTCAAAGTCAGGTCGCTGTAA
- a CDS encoding RcnB family protein, with protein sequence MTNRLFKGRLLATLALGLLLSAPSFAEKPEWSGKDKGKDRHEQRDKGSKAHTESRSQYRDDRRDDRRDDRRYDVHERSGSYRFRDHDHDRVVIQNYYRQTYSSARCPPGLSKKGNGCMPPGLARKWSKGRPLPRDVVYYDLPPAIVVEIGAPPAGHRYVRVAADILLIAIGTGMVVDAIEDLRW encoded by the coding sequence ATGACAAATCGACTTTTCAAGGGTCGCCTGCTGGCCACACTCGCGCTCGGACTGCTACTGAGTGCGCCCAGCTTTGCCGAAAAGCCGGAATGGAGCGGTAAGGACAAGGGTAAGGACAGGCACGAACAGCGCGACAAAGGCAGCAAGGCTCACACCGAGTCGAGATCGCAATATCGCGATGACAGGCGAGACGACCGACGGGATGATCGCAGGTATGACGTTCATGAGCGCTCGGGCAGCTATCGGTTCAGGGACCACGACCATGATCGCGTCGTGATCCAGAACTACTACCGCCAGACTTATTCAAGCGCCCGCTGCCCGCCCGGCCTGAGCAAGAAAGGGAACGGCTGCATGCCCCCCGGGCTGGCCAGGAAATGGTCGAAGGGACGCCCGCTGCCACGCGACGTCGTCTATTACGACCTGCCGCCAGCCATCGTGGTCGAAATCGGCGCGCCACCGGCGGGCCATCGCTACGTGCGCGTTGCAGCCGACATCCTGCTGATCGCGATCGGTACCGGCATGGTGGTGGATGCGATCGAGGATCTGCGCTGGTAA
- a CDS encoding M48 family metallopeptidase, with protein MKYLSGYPEALLAQVRQLMEQGRLADVLAQRYPEAHAVRTDNALYDYVAGLKADFMRKAAPLSRVNYDNKLHVVRHALGTHTSISRVQGGKLKAKREIRIASVFRDMPPEFLRMIVVHELAHLKEKDHDKAFYQLCAHMEPAYHQLEFDLRVYLCHLDAGGQPLWSAGPETPAP; from the coding sequence ATGAAATACCTCAGCGGCTATCCCGAAGCCCTCCTTGCCCAGGTTCGTCAGCTCATGGAGCAGGGCCGGCTGGCGGATGTGCTGGCGCAGCGCTACCCGGAGGCGCATGCGGTGCGTACCGATAACGCGCTCTACGACTATGTGGCCGGGCTCAAGGCGGACTTCATGCGCAAGGCCGCACCCCTGTCGCGGGTGAACTACGACAACAAGCTGCATGTCGTGCGCCACGCGCTCGGTACTCACACCAGCATCTCGCGGGTACAAGGGGGCAAGCTCAAGGCCAAGCGCGAGATCCGCATCGCCAGCGTGTTTCGCGACATGCCGCCGGAGTTCCTGCGCATGATCGTGGTGCACGAACTCGCGCACCTGAAGGAGAAGGACCATGACAAGGCCTTCTACCAGTTGTGCGCGCACATGGAGCCGGCCTATCACCAGCTTGAGTTCGACCTGAGGGTGTACCTCTGTCATCTGGATGCGGGTGGCCAGCCGCTGTGGTCGGCCGGCCCGGAAACGCCTGCACCCTAG
- a CDS encoding ABC transporter ATP-binding protein — translation MFRLFENLVNPYPEAAPSSPPRGFFVFLWAGTTGLRPFIAGMTLLTATIGAFEALLFAMLGRVVDWLAKVEPASLWAEEGSTVLLLAGIIGGSIVLVALQTMLKHQTLAGNFPMRLRWNFHRMMLAQSMAFYQDEFAGRVAAKVMQTALAVRDTILILTDILVFVTIYFVTMIVVVGGFDSWLLLPFIGWLGCYLLSLWWFVPRLSKVSRSQADARSLMTGRITDAYTNIATVKLFSHAGREATHARGAMQEFLHTVHAQMRLVSSIEVVNHTLSMGLIMSTAGVALWLWTQGAVGVGAVAAATAMALRLNGMSHWIMWEMASLFEHVGTVQDGINTLARPHQVVDRPDAQPLKVSRGEIRFEQLSFAYGATGPQARRVIDDMTLVIRHGEKIGLVGRSGAGKSTIVNLLLRFYDVEQGRILIDGQDIAQVTQDSLRAQVGMVTQDTSLLHRSVRDNILYGRPDATDEDMIAAARRAEAHDFIQTLTDPHGRTGYDAHVGERGVKLSGGQRQRIAIARVMLKDAPILLLDEATSALDSEVEVAIQASLYRLMEGKTVVAIAHRLSTIAAMDRLVVLDKGRIVEEGDHRSLMAQGGLYARLWSHQSGGFLGEEAGDEVADEVVQAA, via the coding sequence GTGTTTCGTCTGTTTGAAAATCTGGTCAACCCCTATCCCGAGGCCGCACCCTCCTCGCCACCGCGCGGCTTTTTCGTCTTCCTGTGGGCCGGCACCACCGGTCTGCGCCCCTTCATTGCCGGCATGACGCTGCTCACGGCCACCATCGGCGCCTTCGAAGCCCTGCTGTTTGCGATGCTCGGGCGGGTGGTGGACTGGCTGGCAAAAGTGGAGCCGGCAAGCCTGTGGGCCGAAGAGGGGAGCACTGTCCTCCTGCTTGCGGGGATCATCGGCGGAAGCATCGTGCTGGTGGCCTTGCAGACCATGCTCAAGCACCAGACCCTGGCGGGTAATTTTCCGATGCGGCTGCGCTGGAATTTCCACCGCATGATGCTGGCCCAGAGCATGGCCTTCTATCAGGACGAGTTTGCCGGGCGGGTTGCGGCCAAGGTGATGCAGACCGCACTCGCGGTGCGCGACACCATCCTGATCCTCACCGACATCCTGGTGTTCGTCACGATCTACTTCGTCACCATGATCGTCGTGGTGGGGGGCTTCGACAGCTGGCTGCTGCTGCCCTTCATCGGCTGGCTGGGCTGCTATCTGCTGTCCCTGTGGTGGTTCGTGCCGCGCCTGTCGAAGGTTTCGCGTTCGCAGGCGGACGCGCGCTCGCTGATGACCGGCCGTATCACCGATGCGTACACCAACATCGCGACGGTGAAGCTGTTCTCCCACGCCGGGCGCGAAGCCACGCATGCGCGTGGCGCGATGCAGGAGTTTCTGCACACCGTGCATGCGCAGATGCGGCTGGTGAGCAGTATCGAGGTGGTCAACCATACCCTGAGCATGGGCCTGATCATGAGCACGGCAGGTGTTGCGCTGTGGCTGTGGACGCAGGGTGCGGTGGGTGTCGGTGCGGTGGCAGCCGCAACCGCGATGGCGCTGCGGCTGAATGGCATGTCGCACTGGATCATGTGGGAGATGGCGTCCCTGTTCGAGCATGTGGGCACGGTGCAGGACGGCATCAACACCCTGGCCCGGCCTCATCAGGTTGTGGACCGCCCGGATGCGCAGCCGCTCAAGGTCAGCCGTGGCGAGATCCGTTTCGAGCAGCTGAGCTTTGCCTACGGTGCGACCGGCCCCCAGGCTCGGCGGGTGATCGACGACATGACCCTGGTGATCCGCCACGGCGAGAAGATCGGACTGGTCGGGCGTTCGGGTGCGGGCAAATCCACCATCGTCAATCTGCTGCTGCGTTTTTACGATGTCGAGCAGGGGCGCATCCTCATCGACGGGCAGGACATTGCGCAGGTGACCCAGGACAGCCTGCGCGCCCAGGTCGGGATGGTGACGCAGGACACCTCGCTGCTGCATCGCTCGGTGCGCGACAACATCCTGTACGGGCGTCCGGATGCGACGGATGAAGACATGATCGCGGCGGCCAGGCGCGCCGAGGCCCATGACTTCATTCAGACCCTGACCGATCCTCACGGGCGCACCGGCTACGATGCGCATGTCGGCGAGCGCGGGGTGAAGCTCTCGGGCGGTCAGCGTCAGCGCATCGCGATTGCGCGTGTCATGCTCAAGGATGCGCCCATCCTGCTGCTGGACGAGGCCACGAGCGCACTCGACTCGGAAGTGGAGGTGGCGATCCAGGCCAGTCTGTACCGCCTGATGGAGGGCAAGACGGTGGTGGCGATTGCGCACCGGCTGTCGACCATCGCCGCGATGGACCGTCTGGTCGTGCTCGACAAGGGGCGCATCGTCGAGGAAGGCGACCATCGCAGCCTTATGGCGCAGGGCGGACTGTATGCGCGGCTGTGGTCGCACCAGAGCGGCGGCTTCCTCGGCGAAGAGGCCGGGGACGAGGTCGCGGACGAAGTTGTGCAGGCCGCCTGA